From a region of the Streptomyces sp. B21-083 genome:
- a CDS encoding metallophosphoesterase family protein — translation METTAGGAGQLLAISDLHIGYPENRTLVEQMYPETDDDWLLVAGDVSEAVADIRWVLETLAGRFRKVVWAPGNHELWTHPKDRVTLRGVARYEHLVELCRELGVTTPEDPYPVWEGPGGPVVVAPLFLLYDYSFLPRGCATKEEGLAYAHTTGIVCTDEYLLHPDPYPTREAWCRARVAETERRLAELPEDLPTVLVNHYPLDRHPTDVLWHPEFAMWCGTTLTADWHRRFRALTMVYGHLHIPRTTWHEGVRFEEVSVGYPREWQKRPGDPGRLRRILPMEVGSGDRGAASGHGGGRGDAR, via the coding sequence GTGGAGACGACGGCCGGTGGTGCCGGACAGTTGCTGGCGATCAGTGATCTGCACATCGGCTACCCGGAGAACCGCACCCTGGTCGAACAGATGTACCCCGAGACGGACGACGACTGGCTGCTCGTCGCCGGCGACGTGTCGGAGGCGGTGGCCGACATCCGCTGGGTCCTCGAAACCCTTGCGGGCCGCTTCCGCAAGGTCGTCTGGGCACCCGGCAACCACGAGCTGTGGACCCACCCCAAGGACCGGGTCACCCTGCGCGGGGTCGCCCGCTACGAACACCTGGTCGAGCTGTGCCGCGAGCTGGGTGTGACGACGCCCGAGGACCCGTACCCCGTGTGGGAGGGACCCGGCGGCCCCGTGGTCGTCGCGCCGCTCTTCCTCCTCTACGACTACTCCTTCCTCCCGCGGGGGTGCGCGACCAAGGAGGAGGGGCTGGCGTACGCGCACACCACCGGCATCGTCTGCACCGACGAGTACCTCCTGCACCCCGACCCCTACCCGACCCGTGAGGCCTGGTGCCGGGCCCGGGTCGCGGAGACCGAGCGCCGGCTCGCCGAACTGCCCGAGGACCTGCCGACGGTGCTCGTCAACCACTATCCGCTGGACCGGCATCCCACGGACGTGCTGTGGCACCCCGAGTTCGCCATGTGGTGCGGCACCACGCTGACCGCCGACTGGCACCGCCGGTTCCGAGCCCTGACCATGGTCTACGGCCATCTGCACATCCCTCGGACCACCTGGCACGAGGGCGTCCGCTTCGAAGAAGTGTCAGTGGGCTACCCCCGCGAATGGCAGAAGCGCCCCGGAGACCCGGGACGGCTGCGCCGCATACTGCCGATGGAGGTCGGATCCGGTGATCGAGGAGCTGCTTCCGGCCACGGTGGTGGCCGTGGAGACGCACGGTGA
- a CDS encoding MAB_1171c family putative transporter translates to MNDSSYYVPSAAMVIVLLLKGRAVLRAWRDPLLRSVYALLLLSVLVFLFAAPPTITWVNRLTAVPNFSAPLVYCLLSAFSASCLVLIINWRGGPPEATRRASHRWIAGYAVVIVATGALFALGDTPEQRVRDFDTYYANTPFVREMIVLYLVALTVANIAMNMVCWPWALRVRGSLRVGLLVIVAGFFCNIAFAATKLVAVVARWNGGDLDYLSTYVAPALAAAAEVITAAGFCIPLACQRFGDVWSTWSTYRRLNPLWRELAPLSDHGAHAVRIAWWSPAELQVTRRESDIHDGMLSLYPYFDPTVRTRAYETARAAGSSPDIARAEADAAMVTAALRSRAADPDGRIITAATTDNGGPPSATEAPRDLVAMSHALRRSPVVAEIRDGRGL, encoded by the coding sequence GTGAACGACTCCAGCTACTACGTGCCGTCCGCCGCGATGGTGATCGTCCTCCTCCTCAAGGGCCGGGCGGTGCTGCGCGCCTGGCGCGACCCGCTGCTGCGGTCGGTGTACGCGCTGCTCCTGCTGTCCGTGCTGGTGTTCCTCTTCGCGGCCCCGCCGACCATCACCTGGGTCAACCGCCTCACCGCCGTCCCGAACTTCTCGGCGCCGCTGGTGTACTGCCTGCTGAGCGCCTTCAGCGCCTCCTGCCTGGTGCTGATCATCAACTGGCGCGGCGGCCCGCCCGAGGCCACCCGGCGTGCCTCGCACCGCTGGATCGCCGGGTACGCGGTCGTGATCGTGGCGACGGGGGCCCTGTTCGCCCTTGGGGACACGCCCGAGCAGCGCGTGCGCGACTTCGACACGTACTACGCGAACACCCCTTTCGTCCGCGAGATGATCGTCCTCTACCTCGTCGCGCTGACGGTCGCGAACATCGCGATGAACATGGTGTGCTGGCCATGGGCGCTGCGGGTGCGCGGCTCGCTGCGGGTGGGGCTGCTCGTCATCGTGGCCGGTTTCTTCTGCAACATCGCCTTCGCGGCCACGAAGCTGGTGGCCGTCGTCGCCCGCTGGAACGGCGGCGACCTCGACTACCTGAGCACCTACGTCGCCCCCGCGCTGGCCGCCGCCGCGGAGGTCATCACCGCGGCCGGCTTCTGCATCCCGCTGGCCTGCCAGCGCTTCGGGGACGTGTGGAGCACCTGGTCGACGTACCGCCGCCTCAACCCGCTGTGGCGCGAGCTCGCCCCCCTGTCCGACCACGGCGCCCACGCGGTCCGTATCGCCTGGTGGTCACCGGCCGAACTCCAGGTCACCCGACGTGAGTCCGACATCCACGACGGCATGCTCAGCCTCTACCCGTACTTCGACCCGACCGTCCGGACCCGGGCCTACGAGACCGCCCGCGCCGCGGGTTCCTCCCCCGACATCGCCCGGGCCGAGGCGGACGCGGCCATGGTGACCGCGGCGTTACGGTCAAGGGCGGCGGACCCGGACGGCAGAATCATCACTGCGGCGACAACAGATAACGGCGGCCCGCCATCGGCCACAGAGGCCCCCCGCGACCTGGTAGCCATGTCCCACGCCCTGCGCCGGTCCCCGGTGGTGGCAGAGATACGGGACGGGAGGGGCTTGTAG
- a CDS encoding 4'-phosphopantetheinyl transferase family protein, translating to MIEELLPATVVAVETHGDEWADSAYGTGGPGGATLYPEEEALVARAVPKRVREFTLVRACARRAMEKLGVPPQPVLPGERGAPQWPAGLVGSMTHCEGFCAAALVRADDLASLGIDAEPHQPLPEGVLGSVSLPTEQAHLRALTANGPDAPGDRVHRDRVHWDRLLFSAKESVYKAWFPLTGRWLDFSEADIEFTAVPGPHPYGTFRARLLVPGPVVDGRELGYFDGRWTVRRGLLATAVSVPHQPA from the coding sequence GTGATCGAGGAGCTGCTTCCGGCCACGGTGGTGGCCGTGGAGACGCACGGTGACGAGTGGGCCGACAGCGCGTACGGGACCGGCGGGCCCGGGGGCGCGACGCTGTATCCCGAGGAGGAGGCGCTCGTGGCCCGGGCGGTGCCCAAGCGCGTCCGCGAGTTCACCCTCGTACGCGCGTGCGCCCGCCGGGCCATGGAGAAGCTCGGGGTGCCGCCGCAACCCGTGCTCCCCGGTGAGCGGGGCGCCCCGCAGTGGCCGGCCGGCCTGGTCGGCAGCATGACCCACTGCGAGGGCTTCTGCGCCGCCGCACTGGTCCGCGCGGACGACCTGGCCTCCCTCGGCATCGACGCCGAACCCCACCAGCCGCTGCCCGAGGGCGTCCTCGGCTCCGTGTCCCTGCCCACGGAACAGGCACACCTGCGCGCGCTGACCGCCAATGGCCCGGACGCGCCCGGAGACCGGGTGCACCGGGACCGGGTGCACTGGGACCGGCTGCTGTTCAGCGCCAAGGAGTCGGTCTACAAGGCGTGGTTCCCCCTCACCGGCAGGTGGCTGGACTTCAGCGAGGCCGACATCGAGTTCACGGCAGTGCCCGGCCCGCACCCGTACGGCACCTTCCGGGCCCGTCTGCTGGTGCCCGGGCCGGTTGTCGACGGCCGGGAACTCGGGTACTTCGACGGGCGCTGGACCGTGCGGCGAGGGCTGTTGGCGACGGCGGTCAGTGTGCCGCACCAGCCTGCCTGA
- a CDS encoding toxin-antitoxin system, toxin component codes for MRRLCGELVTELQLRAPAEPADLYAALCDAMSRRRGRPVVFRAAPFPPGTASGLWLDMADQDLIVVEERTAPDHQLVILGHELWHMQAGHCGHHVEGAAVAARLLSDTADLQATVRKVAARTRSDLADEQDAESFGLLLASKCRTWLAGSARRPVRRDQLAGRIEASLGYRGPQS; via the coding sequence ATGCGCCGCCTGTGCGGCGAGTTGGTGACCGAGCTGCAGCTCCGGGCACCGGCCGAACCCGCCGACCTCTACGCGGCGCTGTGCGACGCCATGAGCAGGCGCCGGGGCCGTCCCGTCGTGTTCCGCGCGGCCCCCTTCCCGCCCGGCACGGCCAGCGGGCTGTGGCTCGACATGGCCGACCAGGACCTCATCGTGGTCGAGGAACGCACGGCGCCCGACCACCAGTTGGTGATCCTGGGCCACGAGCTGTGGCACATGCAGGCCGGACACTGCGGCCATCACGTCGAGGGCGCGGCGGTCGCCGCCCGGCTGCTGAGCGACACCGCGGACCTCCAGGCGACGGTCCGCAAGGTGGCCGCCCGCACCCGCTCCGACCTCGCCGACGAGCAGGACGCCGAGAGCTTCGGTCTGCTGCTGGCCAGCAAGTGCCGTACATGGCTCGCCGGTTCGGCGCGCCGGCCCGTGCGGCGCGACCAGCTCGCGGGCCGTATCGAGGCCTCCCTGGGCTATCGCGGGCCGCAGAGCTGA
- a CDS encoding helix-turn-helix domain-containing protein, with protein MTDGYEVPGATATVLLSAVVARVTALADRLGVPHAEVFHTGRLSAVSGVPESVVKALLSGQSAGEPDLQARFLQRLGLLRRTRLKPNGRKYTQQEIADGAGMSRQQAGALINGDRRPTMEHCDAIQRFFRVHAGFLTAEDPEALAGALQASEQDLLQQLADREREAAKAADDPLQRLLQDHGVRGIAWRAAQLPSDQHRDKVAEWLDMLLESVKRPES; from the coding sequence GTGACCGATGGCTACGAGGTTCCGGGCGCCACGGCGACGGTTCTGCTGTCCGCCGTCGTGGCCCGGGTCACCGCGCTCGCGGACCGGCTCGGAGTACCGCACGCCGAGGTCTTCCACACCGGGCGGCTCTCCGCGGTGTCCGGCGTACCGGAGAGCGTCGTCAAGGCCCTGCTGAGCGGGCAGAGCGCCGGCGAACCCGATCTCCAGGCCCGTTTCCTTCAGCGGCTGGGTCTGCTGCGCCGCACCCGGCTGAAACCGAACGGCCGCAAGTACACGCAGCAGGAGATCGCCGACGGCGCCGGCATGTCGCGCCAGCAGGCGGGCGCACTCATCAACGGCGACCGGCGCCCCACCATGGAGCACTGCGACGCCATCCAGCGCTTCTTCAGAGTGCACGCCGGTTTCCTCACCGCGGAGGATCCCGAGGCACTCGCGGGCGCCCTCCAGGCTTCCGAGCAGGATCTTCTCCAGCAGCTCGCCGACAGGGAGCGCGAGGCGGCGAAGGCCGCAGACGACCCGCTGCAGCGGCTGCTGCAGGACCACGGCGTCCGCGGAATCGCCTGGCGGGCGGCGCAGCTTCCCTCCGACCAGCATCGCGACAAGGTCGCCGAGTGGCTGGACATGCTTCTGGAGAGCGTCAAGCGGCCGGAGTCGTGA
- a CDS encoding alpha/beta fold hydrolase, whose translation MTDIPRHGPARAVRLRPVGDGELELRYRVVHGYRRAFRMAGEGPALVLIHGIGDSSATWAELIPDLARNHTVIAPDLLGHGASDKPRADYSVAAYANGVRDLLTSLGIESATLVGHSLGGGVAMQFAYQFPERTERLILVSAGGVGREVNPVLRAVSLPGAHLALSALRLPGMRLQVGLTVRLMKLLNTDLGQDAHELLTLVDALPDETSRNAFIRTLRAVVDWRGQVVTMLDRCYLTEGMPTMLLWGDRDSVVPVRHAYRAHEAMPGSRLEIFEGAGHFPFHGDPARFVALVEEFTGGSAPADWSREHWRELLVDGRPCDVHGRVVGRDLREVSERSAT comes from the coding sequence GTGACGGACATCCCGCGTCACGGACCGGCACGCGCGGTACGGCTGCGACCGGTGGGCGACGGTGAGCTGGAACTGCGGTACCGCGTCGTGCACGGCTACCGCCGGGCCTTCCGGATGGCCGGCGAGGGGCCGGCCCTCGTCCTGATCCACGGCATCGGGGACTCCTCGGCGACCTGGGCCGAGCTGATCCCCGACCTCGCCCGCAACCACACCGTGATCGCCCCTGACCTGCTCGGTCACGGCGCCTCCGACAAGCCGCGCGCCGACTACTCGGTGGCCGCCTACGCCAATGGCGTGCGCGATCTGCTCACCAGCCTCGGCATCGAGTCCGCGACACTCGTCGGACACTCGCTCGGCGGCGGCGTGGCCATGCAGTTCGCCTACCAGTTCCCCGAGCGCACCGAGCGGCTCATCCTGGTCAGCGCGGGCGGTGTGGGCCGCGAGGTCAACCCGGTCCTGCGTGCGGTGTCACTGCCCGGCGCCCATCTCGCGCTCTCCGCGCTGCGGCTGCCCGGCATGCGGCTCCAAGTGGGGCTCACCGTACGGTTGATGAAGCTCCTGAACACCGATCTGGGCCAGGACGCCCACGAACTGCTCACCCTCGTCGACGCGTTGCCCGACGAGACCTCCCGCAACGCCTTCATCCGCACCCTGCGTGCGGTCGTCGACTGGCGCGGGCAGGTCGTGACGATGCTCGACCGGTGCTATCTCACCGAGGGGATGCCGACGATGCTGTTGTGGGGGGACCGGGACAGTGTGGTGCCGGTGCGGCACGCGTACCGGGCGCACGAGGCGATGCCCGGCAGCCGGCTGGAGATCTTCGAGGGGGCGGGACATTTTCCGTTCCACGGTGATCCGGCGCGGTTCGTGGCGCTGGTGGAGGAGTTCACCGGGGGGAGTGCGCCGGCCGACTGGAGTCGGGAGCACTGGCGTGAGCTGTTGGTCGACGGGCGGCCCTGTGATGTCCACGGGCGGGTGGTGGGACGGGACTTGCGTGAGGTCAGCGAACGTAGCGCCACGTAG
- a CDS encoding carbohydrate binding domain-containing protein: protein MRFTLTRHRLLALLGSATLALAGAVALPGTAQAANVLSNPGFESGSLSPWSCTGNLGQVASSPVHGGTKSLAGAASSSDNAQCAQTVAVRPNTAYTLQGWVRGSYVYLGVDSGPSTWTTSPSAYVQLSVTFTTGAAQTTATVYTHGWYGQGTYYADDISLDGPGSGGSDTQAPTAPGTLRSTAKSSSTVSLTWNAASDNVGVTAYDIYRGASQVQSVSGTTATVSGLSPSTAYSFSVKARDAAGNVSAASNSVSVTTDAGGGTTGFKQAAPYLYLGWGDPPSPTSVMSATGVKWFTMAFILSSGGCNPAWDGTRALTGGNDQSVINSIRAAGGDIVPSIGGWSGNKLGPNCSTPEALAGAYQKVIDAYGLKAIDVDIENSDEFENEVVQDRILGALKIVKANNPGLRTILTFGTSTTGPNYWGNRLIERASALGAGIDVFTIMPFDFGGGADMYASTVNATEGLKTKLRSTFGWDDATAYAHIGISGMNGLSDQQELTSPTTWTQIRDWSNSHHIARLAYWAVNRDRSCPGGGVVSNCSGISQNTWQFTSITAGFTG, encoded by the coding sequence GTGCGCTTCACACTCACCAGACACCGACTGCTCGCCCTGCTCGGCTCCGCCACCCTGGCCCTGGCCGGGGCGGTCGCTCTGCCCGGCACCGCTCAGGCGGCCAACGTCCTGTCCAACCCCGGCTTCGAGTCGGGCTCCCTCTCCCCCTGGTCCTGCACCGGCAACCTCGGCCAGGTCGCTTCCTCCCCCGTCCATGGCGGCACCAAGTCCCTTGCTGGGGCGGCCAGTTCGAGCGACAACGCCCAGTGCGCCCAGACCGTCGCCGTCCGCCCGAACACCGCCTACACGCTTCAAGGCTGGGTGCGCGGCTCGTACGTCTACCTCGGCGTCGACAGCGGCCCCTCGACCTGGACGACGTCCCCCTCGGCCTACGTCCAACTGTCCGTCACCTTCACCACAGGCGCGGCACAGACCACCGCCACGGTCTACACCCACGGCTGGTACGGCCAGGGCACCTACTACGCCGACGACATCAGCCTCGACGGCCCGGGCAGTGGCGGCTCGGACACCCAGGCCCCGACCGCGCCCGGCACCCTCCGCTCCACTGCCAAGTCCTCCTCGACGGTCTCCCTGACCTGGAACGCCGCCTCGGACAACGTCGGCGTCACGGCGTACGACATCTACCGCGGCGCGAGCCAGGTGCAGAGCGTCTCCGGTACGACGGCCACTGTGAGCGGACTCTCACCGAGCACCGCGTACTCCTTCTCGGTGAAGGCCCGCGACGCGGCGGGCAACGTCTCGGCGGCCTCCAACTCCGTGAGCGTCACGACGGACGCCGGCGGGGGCACCACCGGGTTCAAGCAGGCGGCTCCCTACCTCTACCTCGGCTGGGGCGACCCGCCGAGCCCGACCTCGGTGATGAGCGCGACGGGCGTCAAGTGGTTCACGATGGCGTTCATCCTGTCCTCGGGCGGCTGCAACCCGGCCTGGGACGGCACCCGCGCGCTGACCGGCGGCAACGACCAGAGCGTCATCAACTCCATCCGTGCGGCGGGCGGTGACATCGTTCCGTCGATCGGTGGCTGGAGCGGCAACAAGCTGGGCCCGAACTGTTCGACGCCCGAGGCACTCGCGGGCGCCTACCAGAAGGTGATCGACGCGTACGGACTCAAGGCGATCGACGTCGACATCGAGAACTCGGACGAATTCGAGAACGAGGTGGTGCAGGACCGCATCCTGGGCGCCCTGAAGATCGTCAAGGCGAACAACCCGGGCCTGCGCACGATCCTGACCTTCGGCACGTCGACCACCGGTCCGAACTACTGGGGCAACCGTCTCATCGAGCGCGCGTCGGCCCTCGGCGCCGGCATCGACGTGTTCACGATCATGCCGTTCGACTTCGGCGGCGGCGCCGACATGTACGCCAGCACCGTCAACGCCACGGAGGGGCTGAAGACGAAACTGCGCTCCACGTTCGGCTGGGACGACGCGACGGCGTACGCCCACATCGGGATATCCGGCATGAACGGCCTGTCCGACCAGCAGGAACTGACCAGCCCGACGACCTGGACGCAGATCCGCGACTGGTCCAACTCCCACCACATCGCCCGCCTCGCCTACTGGGCGGTCAACCGCGACCGGTCATGCCCCGGCGGCGGAGTGGTCAGCAACTGCTCGGGCATCAGCCAGAACACCTGGCAGTTCACGTCGATCACGGCCGGCTTCACAGGCTGA
- a CDS encoding ATP-grasp domain-containing protein gives MVSRVRVWLNRTYAENVFFMEQLRRNPSDRAVEIHATHGDADSPVLAAADTAAMEPEGLSPAAYVEYALDQCDRREIDVFVPRLHQDAIVEHRADFEAVGTKLLAPTPEAVAVFQDKATAYQAVEAVGVPVPPWWRVRSAEELIVAVDQLESDGHKACFKPAAGAGGVGFRMITRAPFSMSHLNGFPSPYVQLDMVLDVLRNTDEDVDWLVMPRLEQPEVSVDCLTGTDSRTRMAIGRTKNGRRRGFTLDEAWLEPARLIAEGFGLHHLSNIQFRMYEDRPVLMDVNTRPAGGLHQLSLCGINAPWAAVQLALGEDPGDLVPPFLGQDYAVISAPRLVRTVSATADEVPEPTSTLPAAPATAAADEPVTEAAAEASAGAPAAATA, from the coding sequence ATGGTCTCTCGCGTACGCGTCTGGCTGAACCGCACGTACGCGGAGAACGTGTTCTTCATGGAACAGCTGCGGAGAAATCCCAGCGACCGCGCGGTCGAGATCCACGCCACCCACGGGGACGCCGACTCCCCCGTCCTGGCCGCCGCCGACACCGCCGCCATGGAGCCCGAGGGCCTGTCCCCCGCCGCGTACGTCGAGTACGCGCTCGACCAGTGCGACCGTCGCGAGATCGACGTGTTCGTGCCGCGTCTGCACCAGGACGCGATCGTCGAGCACCGCGCGGACTTCGAGGCCGTCGGCACCAAGCTGCTCGCGCCGACGCCGGAGGCGGTGGCCGTCTTCCAGGACAAGGCGACCGCCTACCAGGCCGTCGAGGCCGTCGGCGTCCCGGTGCCGCCCTGGTGGCGGGTGCGCAGCGCCGAGGAACTCATCGTCGCCGTCGATCAGTTGGAGTCCGACGGCCACAAGGCGTGCTTCAAGCCGGCGGCGGGCGCGGGCGGGGTGGGCTTCCGCATGATCACGCGCGCCCCCTTCTCGATGTCGCACCTCAACGGGTTCCCCAGCCCCTACGTCCAGTTGGACATGGTCCTCGACGTGCTGCGGAACACCGACGAGGACGTCGACTGGCTGGTGATGCCCCGTCTGGAGCAGCCGGAGGTGTCCGTCGACTGCCTCACCGGCACCGACTCGCGCACCCGGATGGCGATCGGCCGCACCAAGAACGGCCGGCGGCGCGGCTTCACCCTCGACGAGGCCTGGCTGGAGCCCGCGCGGCTCATCGCCGAGGGCTTCGGACTGCACCACCTGAGCAACATCCAGTTCCGGATGTACGAGGACCGGCCGGTCCTGATGGACGTCAACACCCGTCCGGCCGGCGGTCTGCACCAGCTCTCACTGTGCGGCATCAACGCCCCTTGGGCGGCGGTGCAGTTGGCGCTCGGCGAGGACCCGGGTGATCTGGTGCCGCCGTTCCTCGGGCAGGACTACGCGGTGATCTCCGCGCCGCGCCTGGTGCGCACCGTGTCGGCGACCGCGGACGAGGTTCCGGAGCCCACGTCCACGCTGCCGGCCGCACCGGCTACGGCAGCCGCCGATGAGCCGGTCACGGAAGCGGCGGCGGAGGCATCCGCGGGAGCACCGGCGGCGGCCACCGCGTAA